One stretch of Nicotiana tabacum cultivar K326 chromosome 18, ASM71507v2, whole genome shotgun sequence DNA includes these proteins:
- the LOC107822781 gene encoding uncharacterized protein LOC107822781, whose amino-acid sequence MVDNFFNFQMHNPHRQRRVRALRLFDFIPIFVLVLFLYLCFISNIVRMMIRNGRTIAPNSIPLYLNDTHFDLAILKSLPEKTEYKSPAEALKRSSLKVNNEATEIPTTPPPYQQPTTTTFPPPPPPPPLTQHQIQEQQLNNIVEALIGAGDFAGWANLLSSTDLSSLPLSATFFIPGNDAMSNHQTPGDQNINLDPFLIAYHIVPQRLSFADLQQFKSNTRLPTLLPSKFIVITNNSLTNFTVDGSQITYPDVYVNSAFTVHGVNKVLEYSVYGADPVFSPPENNTVPTETVAPIPPKPKPKPKPKPKPLLFPEGGGGFIDGWRSSNSTRAFPIEKLMLDISVLFFIFFWV is encoded by the exons ATGGTGGACAATTTCTTCAACTTTCAGATGCATAATCCTCACAGGCAGAGAAGGGTTAGAGCTCTAAGGCTGTTTGATTTTATCCCCATCTTTGTCTTGGTTCTTTTCCTCTACCTTTGCTTCATCTCCAATATTG TGAGAATGATGATCAGAAATGGAAGAACCATTGCACCCAACAGCATTCCTCTGTATCTGAATGATACCCATTTCGATCTTGCAATTCTGAAATCATTACCAGAAAAAACAGAGTACAAATCTCCAGCTGAAGCACTGAAAAGATCGAGCTTAAAGGTCAACAATGAAGCAACTGAGATACCAACAACGCCGCCGCCATATCAACAACCCACCACCACCACatttccaccaccaccaccgcCACCGCCGCTCACACAGCACCAAATTCAAGAACAGCAACTAAACAACATAGTGGAAGCATTAATAGGAGCAGGGGATTTTGCTGGGTGGGCAAATTTGCTTTCCTCCACAGACTTATCATCTCTTCCACTCTCCGCCACTTTTTTCATCCCAGGCAACGACGCCATGTCAAATCATCAAACACCTGGCGATCAAAATATCAACTTAGACCCATTTCTCATTGCCTATCATATAGTCCCACAACGCCTCTCTTTCGCCGATCTCCAACAGTTCAAATCCAACACTCGCCTCCCAACTCTCTTACCTTCCAAATTCATCGTCATTACAAACAATTCTTTAACCAATTTTACTGTCGATGGCTCTCAAATCACGTACCCAGATGTTTACGTAAATTCTGCTTTTACAGTACATGGTGTTAATAAAGTTCTTGAATATTCCGTTTACGGTGCTGATCCTGTGTTCTCTCCTCCAGAGAACAATACTGTGCCTACTGAAACTGTTGCACCTATCCCACCAAAGCCAAAGCCAAAGCCAAAGCCAAAGCCAAAGCCATTATTATTTCCTGAAGGAGGTGGAGGTTTTATTGATGGTTGGAGGAGTTCTAATTCAACTAGAGCATTTCCTATTGAGAAATTAATGCTCGACATATCTGTTctgtttttcatatttttttgggTTTGA